A region from the Lutra lutra chromosome 1, mLutLut1.2, whole genome shotgun sequence genome encodes:
- the LOC125082795 gene encoding 60S ribosomal protein L39, whose product MSSHKTFRIKRFLAKKQKQNRPIPQWIRMKTGNKIRYNSKRRHWRRTKLGL is encoded by the coding sequence ATGTCTTCTCACAAGACTTTCAGAATCAAGCGATTCctggccaagaaacaaaagcagaatcgtCCCATTCCCCAGTGGATTCGGATGAAAACTGGTAATAAAATCAGGTACAACTCCAAGAGGAGGCACTGGAGGAGAACCAAGCTGGGTCTCTAA